From the Rhizobium sp. SL42 genome, the window ATTGCCGGCCTTGCCCAATCGGACAAGGAGACGGCGATCGTCATCTTTCTGACGCTGAATACGCCACGGGCGCGCATTGATCTCGTAGAGCGTCTGGCCAAGATGCAAAAGACACCGGCCGATTGTCGCGCCGATGTGCTGGATTCAACGAGACGCTTGTCGGAAGAGGCAAAGCTTCGCAACAAATACAACCATTGTATCTATTCGTTTGATCCCGACAGCGGTCGCGGCTTGACCCAGTCCATGCGAATCTTCGAAGGCCGGGACGACATCAAATACGGCAAGATCGAAGAACTCGACGATCAGGAAATCGAGCGGATCCGTGAGAGCATCCGGTCACTGATCAGGATCAACCAGTCTTTCTGGAGCATCACCGAGAAGTATGGATTTCCCAAATAGACATCTCTTGATCTGAACGGCTGCAGGTCACCGGCCGACAGAGTTCGGCCGAATCGCTCCGAAATCCTGTGACTGGCTGTATGTGACGGCGTCGCCCATTGTTTTTGCCGATTATTGGCGCAAGAACTGACCGCGAATCGCAATGGAGATCGTGATTGATGTCGGTGGACACGGAAAAGACGCTGTTCGGCAAGGCTGTGCATGAACTGAATCCGGCGGAAAAGAAGGTGCTGCGCCACGCGCGTGAACAACGCACCCTTTCGACCGATGCCGGGCAGGACTTCCTGGCTGTGTCCACAACGGGCCAGCGTCTGGCCGATGCGATCGCCCGTATCGGCGGCTCGTGGAACTTCATCATCGGGTTTCTGCTGTTCCTGGCGGTCTGGGTCGTCCTCAATACCGTCGTCCTGGCAACGGAAGCGCTGGATCCCTATCCATTCATCTTTCTCAACCTGATTCTCTCCATGCTCGCCGCCATCCAGGCGCCGATCATCATGATGAGCCAGAACCGCCAGGCAGAGCGCGACCGGTTCATGGCCGCCAAGGATTATGAGATCAATCTGAAGGCGGAGATCGAGGTGCTCGGTCTGCACCGCAAGATCGATCTGCATGTTCTGAAGGAGTTGCAGGAGACCCGGCAGGAGATCGCCGAGCTGAAGGCAAGCATCGACGCCCTTTCGCAAGGGCGTCACAAGCACTAGGTAGGGCGGATGCTGATAACGGGAGAGATCGATATGGAGACGCAACATCAGGCGCCGAGGGCGATCGATCATCTTGTCCTGCCGGTAGGGTCGCTGGACGTGGCAAGAGCGCGGTTGTCGGCGCTCGGCTTCACTGTCTCCGCTGATGCGGTCCATCCGTTCGGAACCGAAAACGCCTGCGTGTTTTTCGCGGATGACACCTATTTGGAGCCTCTGGCTGTCGCCGGTCGCGAGGACTGCGAGGCCGCGGCCAAGGCAGGCAATGTCTTTGTGGCGCGAGATCAGGCCTTCCGGTTCCGAAAGGGTGAGGGGCTGTCTGCCATTGTCGTGAAATCAGATGATGCTTCGGCAGATGATCGTCGCTTTCGGCGCGACGGTTTCGGCGCAGGTGACATTCTGGAATTTGCCAGGCCCATGCGCTTTCCCGATGGTCGCGAGATCAATGCGGCCTTCACGCTTGCCTTCGCCGCAGATTTGCGCGGTCCCGATTTCTTCCTGTTCGCCTGCCAGAGGATCAATGCCCTGCCAACCGATCGGGGCGCATTGCTGGTGCATGACAATGGTGTTGTCGGCATTTCGCGCATCGTGCTGGTCGAGGACAATCCCAGCGATTTCCAGTACCTTCTCGAAATCGGCCTTTGCCAGAGAGATGTCATGGCCCATTCGTTTGGCATCTCGCTTGTCGCCGCAAATGCCACCGTTGATGCGCTGACGCCGGAAGGGTTCACTGCGCATTTCGGTGGTGTCTCGAGCCGCAAGGGGCGGGGCCTTGAAGGTGCAGCCGTCGTGTTTCACTGCCGCGATATCGGCGTGACAGAAGCCTGTCTCGCTGGTAATGCCATCGCCTATCAAAAACTGGGCGCGCGCCTGATCGTGGCGCCGGCCCCGGGGCAGGGCGTCCTATTCGTCTTCGAGGAGCAAGCATGAGCAATCCGACCAATTCCGAAGTCATCGTCGGCGAAGGCGCCGGAAAGGCTGTTTTCTCGCAAAAGGGTCGCTTCGCCCTGATTGCCGGCCCCTGCCAGATGGAAAGCCGCGACCATGCCTTCATGATCGCCGGAAAGCTTGTCGAGCTTTGCCGCGAGCTTGGCCTCGGTCTTGTGTACAAATCCTCCTTCGACAAGGCGAACCGTACTTCGCTTTCGGCCGAACGCGGCATCGGCCTGGAAAAGGCCATGGAGGTTTTTGCCGACATCAAGAAGGAATACGGCATTCCGGTGCTGACCGATATCCACACAGAGGAACAGTGCGCCGCCGTGGCTCCGACGGTCGATGTGCTGCAGATCCCGGCCTTTCTCTGCCGCCAGACCGACCTTCTTGTCGCTGCCGCAAAGACCGGCCGCGTGGTCAACGTGAAGAAAGGCCAGTTCCTGGCGCCGTGGGACATGAAAAACGTCCTCAACAAGCTCAACGCCAGCGGCAACCCGAATGTGCTGCTCTGCGAACGTGGCGCATCCTTTGGCTACAACACGCTGGTCTCCGACATGCGTTCGTTGCCGATCATGGCTGCCATGGGTGCGCCGGTCGTGTTCGATGCCACGCATTCCGTACAGCAACCCGGCGGGCAGGGCGGTTCCTCCGGCGGGCAGCGGGAGTTTGTCGAAACGCTGGCGCGCGCGGCTGTTGCGGTTGGCGTCGGCGGACTTTTCATCGAGACTCACGAGGATCCTGACAATGCGCCGTCCGACGGGCCGAATATGGTTCGCATCGGAGATATGCGCCGTCTGCTGGAAAAGCTGATCGCCTTTGATGATATCGCCAAGGCGGCTTGAGTTCCATTCAATCGATTGCTGGGCTTCGGCTATCGATTCAATTCTTTTAAATCGATTAGGTTTTCGGAATTCTAGGCCGGAGCCTGTCATTGTAATTTCTGGATCATAGGCTAAGAGAGGAAGACTCACAGGCTGGGCCGGGCGCGACTGACGCCCGAGCATCTGCCCCGGAGCCTTGTCCTTTCATTCTACAGGGAGCGAACATGACTGCCATTACCGACATCATCGGCCGCGAGATTCTCGACAGCCGTGGCAACCCGACCGTTGAGGTCGACGTCTATCTCGAAGACGGCAGCATGGGTCGTGCGGCCGTTCCATCGGGCGCTTCGACCGGCGCGCACGAAGCCGTCGAACTGCGTGACGGTGGCAAGCGTTATCTCGGCAAGGGCGTCGAGAAGGCTGTCGAAGCCGTCAACGGCGAAATCTACGATGCGATCGGCGGCCATGATGCCGAGAACCAGATCCAGATCGACAATCTGATGATCGAACTTGACGGCACGGCCAACAAGTCGCGCCTCGGTGCCAACGCTATCCTCGGCGTTTCGCTCGCCGTCGCCAAGGCTGCCGCCCAGGCATCCGGCCTGCCGCTCTACCGCTATGTCGGCGGCCCGAACGCCCATGTTCTGCCGGTTCCGATGATGAACATCATCAACGGCGGCGCTCATGCTGATAACCCGATCGACTTCCAGGAATTCATGATCGTGCCGGTTGGTGCGGAAACCATCCGCGACGCCGTTCGCATGGGTTCGGAAGTCTTCCACACGCTGAAGAAGCAGCTCGCAGCCGATGGTCACAACACCAACGTTGGCGATGAAGGCGGCTTCGCTCCGGGTCTGGCCTCCGCGCCGGCTGCCCTCGACTTCATCATGAAGTCGATCGAAAAGGCCGGCTATCGTCCGGGCGAAGACATGCATATCGCTCTCGACTGCGCCTCGACCGAGTTCTTCAAGGACGGCAAATATGTTCTCGAAGGCGAAGGCCGCACGCTCGAGCCGGAGGCGATGGCCGACTACCTGGCCGAACTCGCCGGCAAATACCCGATCTTCTCGATCGAAGACGGTATGGCGGAAGACGACTGGGAAGGCTGGAAGTCCCTGACCGACAAGATCGGTGCCAAGGTCCAGCTCGTCGGCGACGATCTCTTCGTCACCAATTCCTCGCGCCTGCGCGACGGCATCAAGATGGGCGTTGCCAACTCCATCCTCGTCAAGGTCAACCAGATCGGCTCGCTCTCGGAGACGCTCGATGCTGTTTCGACCGCAAACCGCGCTGCCTACACGGCCGTCATGTCGCACCGTTCGGGTGAGACTGAGGACTCCACGATCGCCGATCTCGCGGTTGCCACCAACTGCGGTCAGATCAAGACCGGCTCGCTTGCCCGTTCGGATCGTACCGCAAAGTACAACCAGCTGATCCGCATCGAGGAAGCGCTTGGCCCGCAGGCCCGTTACGCAGGCACGTCCATCCTGCGCGGCTGATACCGCTTTCGATACCCATCGGTGAACCTGCGCCATACCCGTGGCGCAGGTTTTTTATTGCTTGCCAATCGCGGTCAATGATCGGTTAAGACATCAGCGCTAACTTGGCGAAAAGTTTTGCGTATCAGGGCGTTGTCGGCATGTGGACCAGGCATCATAAAAAGAAGAAATTCGGTCGTCTCATTCTTCCTGCCGTGACCATCGCATTCCTCTCCTACTTCGGTTATCATTCCCTCCATGGCGATTACGGCCTGCGCGCAGCGCAGGAGTTCGAGCGACAGCGCCTGGCGCGCAGCGCTGAGCTTGCTGTGTTGGTTGCCCAGCGTACGAGCCTTGAAAAAGAGGTCGGATTGTTGAGCGACGGCTCGCTGGATGAGGATATCATTGACGAGAAGGCGCGCTATCAGTTGAACATGTCTCGGCCGGACGAAATCGTCATCTTCAATACCTATTTCTAATTAACTGAAATCAGGTTAATTGTAATTCTGCAAGAAATTACAAATACTTGTGTGGAATGCAAGCTATGCATTTCTAGCATTGCCGCCGCGCCTTTTCTTGCATATCCTGCATTCAACGATAGAGCATGCATAACCCATGGGAGGGATGAATGGCGCCGCGAAAATCCGCGACTGCTTCCAGCCGGAAAACGACTGCAAAAGTTGCCGGCAAGGAATTCACCGGAAAGAATATGCCCGAGTTTGGTGCCGATGAAGAGCTTCACGCCTATCGCGAGATGCTTCTGATCCGCCGTTTCGAAGAGAAGGCCGGCCAGCTTTACGGCATGGGTTTCATCGGCGGTTTCTGTCACCTCTATATCGGTCAGGAAGCTGTCGTTGTCGGCATGCAGATGGCGCAGAAGGAAGGTGACCAGGTCATCACCGCCTATCGCGACCACGGTCACATGCTGGCTGCCGGCCTTAGCGCTCGCGGCGTCATGGCCGAGTTGACTGGTCGCCGCAGCGGCCTGTCCAAGGGCAAGGGCGGCTCCATGCACATGTTCTCGAAAGAGAAGCATTTCTATGGTGGTCACGGCATCGTCGGCGCGCAGGTCTCGCTCGGCACCGGCCTCGCCTTCGCCAACAAGTATCGTGGCAATGACAACGTAGCGGTTGCGTATTTCGGCGACGGCGCTGCCAACCAGGGCCAGGTCTACGAGAGCTTCAACATGGCCGCTCTCTGGAAGCTGCCCATCATTTATATCGTCGAGAACAACCGTTACGCCATGGGCACCTCGACCGCCCGCGCGACGGCGCAATCGAACTACTCCCTGCGCGGCTCCGGCTTCGGTATTCCGGGCGTCCAGGTCGACGGCATGGACGTGCGCGCGGTCAAGGCTGCGGCCGACGATGCGCTTGAACATTGCCGTTCCGGCAAGGGTCCGATCATCCTCGAAATGCTGACCTATCGCTATCGTGGTCACTCGATGTCGGACCCGGCCAAGTATCGTTCCAAGGAAGAAGTGCAGAAGATGCGCTCGGAGCAGGATCCGATCGAGCAGGTGAAGGCTCGCCTTCTCGAAAAGGGCTGGGCCAACGAAGATCAGCTGAAGGCGATCGACAAGGACGTTCGCGACATCGTCGCCGACAGTGCCGATTTCGCCCAGGCCGATCCGGAGCCGGATGTATCCGAGCTCTACACCGACATTCTTCTGTAATCGGGGAGGGAACCCATGCCGATCGAAATTTTGATGCCCGCCCTTTCTCCGACGATGGAAGAAGGCACGCTTTCCAAGTGGATCAAGCAGGAAGGCGACACCGTCAAGTCCGGCGACGTGATCGCCGAGATCGAGACAGACAAGGCGACCATGGAAGTGGAAGCCGTCGATGAAGGCGTGCTCGGCAAGCTGCTGATTGCTGCCGGCACCGAGAACGTCAAGGTCAATACGCCGATCGCGGTCCTGTTACAGGATGGTGAAAGCGCCGACGCTGCCCCGGCCCCGAAGGCTGCCGCACCGGCTGAGGCTGCACCAGTTGCCGCTCCGGCAGCAAGTGCCGCATCGGCGCCCGTGCCGGCCGCTCCGGTCACGCAGATTGCCGCCGATCCGGATATTCCGGCCGGCACCGAAATGGTGACGATGACGGTGCGTGAAGCGCTGCGCGAAGCCATGGCGGAAGAAATGCGCGCCAACCCCGATGTCTTCATCATGGGTGAGGAAGTCGCCGAGTATCAGGGCGCCTACAAGATCACGCAAGGGTTGCTCGCCGAATTCGGCGCCAAGCGCGTCGTCGATACCCCGATCACCGAGCATGGCTTTGCCGGCGTCGGCGTCGGTGCGGCGATGACCGGCCTGCGTCCGATCGTTGAGTTCATGACCTTCAACTTCGCCATGCAGGCGATCGACCAGATCATCAATTCGGCCGCCAAGACGCTTTACATGTCCGGTGGCCAGATGGGCGCGCCGATCGTGTTCCGCGGTCCCAATGGTGCGGCTGCCCGCGTCGGCGCCCAGCACAGCCAGGACTATGCGGCCTGGTACAGTCAGATCCCGGGTCTGAAAGTCATCATGCCGTACACGGCTGCTGATGCGAAGGGCCTGCTGAAGGCAGCCATCCGCGACCCGAACCCGATCATCTTCCTCGAGAACGAAATCCTCTACGGTCATTCGTTCGAAGTGCCGAAGATGGATGACTTCGTCCTGCCGATCGGCAAGGCGCGCATCCACAAGACCGGCAAGGACGCGACGATTGTCTCCTTCGGTATCGGCATGACCTATGCCGTCAAGGCGGTCGAGGAACTGGCCAAGGAAGGCATCGACGTAGAGCTGATCGACTTGCGCACCATCCGTCCGATGGATCTTCCGACCGTGATTGAATCGGTGAAGAAGACGGGCCGTCTGGTTACCGTCGAGGAAGGTTACCCGCAGGGTTCCGTCGGCACCGAAATCGCCACCCGCGTCATGCAGCAGGCCTTCGACTATCTCGATGCGCCGATCCTGACGATCGCCGGCAAGGACGTTCCGATGCCTTACGCGGCCAATCTCGAAAAGCTCGCTCTGCCGAATGTCGGCGAAGTGGTTCAGGCCGTCAAAACCGTCTGCTACAAGTAAGGGGAGGCTAGGGTCATGCCGATCAATATCACCATGCCGGCGCTCTCTCCGACAATGGAAGAGGGCAATCTGGCCAAGTGGCTGGTCAAGGAAGGCGACACCGTCAAGTCCGGCGATGTCATCGCCGAGATCGAGACCGACAAGGCGACCATGGAAGTGGAAGCCGTGGATGAAGGCGTCGTCGCCAAGCTGGTCGTTCCGGCCGGCACCGAAGCCGTGAAGGTCAATGCCGTGATCGCCATCCTCGCCGCCGACGGCGAGGATGTTGCTGCCGCCGCAGCCGGCGGCGGTTCTGCCGCGCCGGCCAAGGCTGAAGCACCTCCTGCCGCTCCTGCACCGGCCGCCACTCCGGCTCCGGCTGCTGCCGCGGCACCGGCACCCGTTGCTGCTGCTGCACCCGCTGTTGCACAGTCGGGCGACCGCATCTTCGCATCGCCGCTGGCGCGTCGCCTCGCCAGGGAGGCAGGCCTCGACCTGTCGGCTGTTGCCGGTTCCGGCCCGAAGGGCCGCGTCGTCAAGAGCGATGTCGAGAAGGCTGTCACCACCGGTAGCGCCAAGGCTGCTCCGGCTGCTGCCGCGCCGGCACCCGTTCTGGCAAAGGGTGCATCGGACGAGGCTGTTCTCAAGAACTTCGCCGAAGGCTCCTACGAGCTGGTGCCGCATGACGGCATGCGCAAGACGATCGCCAAGCGCCTGGTCGAATCCAAGCAGACGATCCCGCATTTCTACGTCTCCGTGGATTGCGAGCTCGACACCCTGCTTGCCTTGCGTGCCCAGCTGAACGATGCCGCACCTCGCAAGGATAGCGCGCCGGCCTACAAGCTCTCGGTCAATGACATGGTCATCAAGGCCTTGGCGCTTGCCCTGCGCGACGTGCCGGATGCCAACGTGTCCTGGACGGAAAGCGCCATGGTCAAGCACAAGCACGCCGATGTCGGCGTTGCCGTGTCGATCCCGGGTGGCCTGATCACGCCGATCATCCGCAGCGCCGAGCTGAAGACGCTTTCGGCCATCTCGACCGAGATGAAGGACCTCGGCAAGCGCGCCAAGGACCGCAAGCTGAAGCCCGAAGAATACCAGGGTGGCACGACAGCCGTGTCCAACATGGGCATGATGGGCGTGAAAAGCTTCTCCGCTGTCGTCAACCCGCCGCATGCCACCATTCTGGCAGTCGGTGCCGGCGAGGAGCGCGTCGTGGTCAAGAACGGCGAGATGAAGATCGCCAACGTCATGACCGTGACACTGTCGACCGACCATCGCTGCGTCGATGGAGCGCTCGGTGCCGAACTGCTCGGTGCCTTCAAGCGCTACATCGAAAATCCTATGGGCATGCTGGTCTGACAAAGGAGCGGGTGCATGAAATCCGTTCTTTGCTTTGGCGATAGCCTGACCTGGGGATACGATCCGGTCAATCCGGGTCGTCATGCCTACGAGGACCGTTGGACGAGCGTCTTGCAAAAGGCGCTCGGACACGGTGTCAGGGTGATTGCCGAGGGCCTGAACGGCCGCACCACCGCCTATGACGACCATCTCGCCGATTGCGAGCGCAATGGCGTCAAGCT encodes:
- the eno gene encoding phosphopyruvate hydratase, translating into MTAITDIIGREILDSRGNPTVEVDVYLEDGSMGRAAVPSGASTGAHEAVELRDGGKRYLGKGVEKAVEAVNGEIYDAIGGHDAENQIQIDNLMIELDGTANKSRLGANAILGVSLAVAKAAAQASGLPLYRYVGGPNAHVLPVPMMNIINGGAHADNPIDFQEFMIVPVGAETIRDAVRMGSEVFHTLKKQLAADGHNTNVGDEGGFAPGLASAPAALDFIMKSIEKAGYRPGEDMHIALDCASTEFFKDGKYVLEGEGRTLEPEAMADYLAELAGKYPIFSIEDGMAEDDWEGWKSLTDKIGAKVQLVGDDLFVTNSSRLRDGIKMGVANSILVKVNQIGSLSETLDAVSTANRAAYTAVMSHRSGETEDSTIADLAVATNCGQIKTGSLARSDRTAKYNQLIRIEEALGPQARYAGTSILRG
- a CDS encoding VOC family protein — translated: METQHQAPRAIDHLVLPVGSLDVARARLSALGFTVSADAVHPFGTENACVFFADDTYLEPLAVAGREDCEAAAKAGNVFVARDQAFRFRKGEGLSAIVVKSDDASADDRRFRRDGFGAGDILEFARPMRFPDGREINAAFTLAFAADLRGPDFFLFACQRINALPTDRGALLVHDNGVVGISRIVLVEDNPSDFQYLLEIGLCQRDVMAHSFGISLVAANATVDALTPEGFTAHFGGVSSRKGRGLEGAAVVFHCRDIGVTEACLAGNAIAYQKLGARLIVAPAPGQGVLFVFEEQA
- a CDS encoding FtsB family cell division protein — its product is MWTRHHKKKKFGRLILPAVTIAFLSYFGYHSLHGDYGLRAAQEFERQRLARSAELAVLVAQRTSLEKEVGLLSDGSLDEDIIDEKARYQLNMSRPDEIVIFNTYF
- the pdhA gene encoding pyruvate dehydrogenase (acetyl-transferring) E1 component subunit alpha; the protein is MAPRKSATASSRKTTAKVAGKEFTGKNMPEFGADEELHAYREMLLIRRFEEKAGQLYGMGFIGGFCHLYIGQEAVVVGMQMAQKEGDQVITAYRDHGHMLAAGLSARGVMAELTGRRSGLSKGKGGSMHMFSKEKHFYGGHGIVGAQVSLGTGLAFANKYRGNDNVAVAYFGDGAANQGQVYESFNMAALWKLPIIYIVENNRYAMGTSTARATAQSNYSLRGSGFGIPGVQVDGMDVRAVKAAADDALEHCRSGKGPIILEMLTYRYRGHSMSDPAKYRSKEEVQKMRSEQDPIEQVKARLLEKGWANEDQLKAIDKDVRDIVADSADFAQADPEPDVSELYTDILL
- a CDS encoding pyruvate dehydrogenase complex E1 component subunit beta, with product MPIEILMPALSPTMEEGTLSKWIKQEGDTVKSGDVIAEIETDKATMEVEAVDEGVLGKLLIAAGTENVKVNTPIAVLLQDGESADAAPAPKAAAPAEAAPVAAPAASAASAPVPAAPVTQIAADPDIPAGTEMVTMTVREALREAMAEEMRANPDVFIMGEEVAEYQGAYKITQGLLAEFGAKRVVDTPITEHGFAGVGVGAAMTGLRPIVEFMTFNFAMQAIDQIINSAAKTLYMSGGQMGAPIVFRGPNGAAARVGAQHSQDYAAWYSQIPGLKVIMPYTAADAKGLLKAAIRDPNPIIFLENEILYGHSFEVPKMDDFVLPIGKARIHKTGKDATIVSFGIGMTYAVKAVEELAKEGIDVELIDLRTIRPMDLPTVIESVKKTGRLVTVEEGYPQGSVGTEIATRVMQQAFDYLDAPILTIAGKDVPMPYAANLEKLALPNVGEVVQAVKTVCYK
- a CDS encoding pyruvate dehydrogenase complex dihydrolipoamide acetyltransferase, producing the protein MPINITMPALSPTMEEGNLAKWLVKEGDTVKSGDVIAEIETDKATMEVEAVDEGVVAKLVVPAGTEAVKVNAVIAILAADGEDVAAAAAGGGSAAPAKAEAPPAAPAPAATPAPAAAAAPAPVAAAAPAVAQSGDRIFASPLARRLAREAGLDLSAVAGSGPKGRVVKSDVEKAVTTGSAKAAPAAAAPAPVLAKGASDEAVLKNFAEGSYELVPHDGMRKTIAKRLVESKQTIPHFYVSVDCELDTLLALRAQLNDAAPRKDSAPAYKLSVNDMVIKALALALRDVPDANVSWTESAMVKHKHADVGVAVSIPGGLITPIIRSAELKTLSAISTEMKDLGKRAKDRKLKPEEYQGGTTAVSNMGMMGVKSFSAVVNPPHATILAVGAGEERVVVKNGEMKIANVMTVTLSTDHRCVDGALGAELLGAFKRYIENPMGMLV
- the kdsA gene encoding 3-deoxy-8-phosphooctulonate synthase, which produces MSNPTNSEVIVGEGAGKAVFSQKGRFALIAGPCQMESRDHAFMIAGKLVELCRELGLGLVYKSSFDKANRTSLSAERGIGLEKAMEVFADIKKEYGIPVLTDIHTEEQCAAVAPTVDVLQIPAFLCRQTDLLVAAAKTGRVVNVKKGQFLAPWDMKNVLNKLNASGNPNVLLCERGASFGYNTLVSDMRSLPIMAAMGAPVVFDATHSVQQPGGQGGSSGGQREFVETLARAAVAVGVGGLFIETHEDPDNAPSDGPNMVRIGDMRRLLEKLIAFDDIAKAA
- a CDS encoding DUF1003 domain-containing protein, whose product is MSVDTEKTLFGKAVHELNPAEKKVLRHAREQRTLSTDAGQDFLAVSTTGQRLADAIARIGGSWNFIIGFLLFLAVWVVLNTVVLATEALDPYPFIFLNLILSMLAAIQAPIIMMSQNRQAERDRFMAAKDYEINLKAEIEVLGLHRKIDLHVLKELQETRQEIAELKASIDALSQGRHKH